A region of Pyxidicoccus parkwaysis DNA encodes the following proteins:
- a CDS encoding lipase: MTQSLPDVALPPPAPTPTPAPARERGAIARLSRSLRGLPPAERWWGLGCGGLAGWLQRSAQGLAGEDLTARFMALLTRVREGEPVLPDAAKRYQYVLVRGMLGDELPGYLLDNVQRLERRGLDVLEAPVDTEGLLRDNVAVLREALLDAEHFGRTVVLVGHSKGGVECTATLALYPELRRVVRAVVTLQAPYGGSSIAHDLATTPEMRRLIDFAFPLLFHGVSRSVEELSYTSRMEFIRKHPYPAGIPTVSLATSRLSRLSSLYPLQRYLHDRYGYASDGMVTAVDAEVPGAGVVRLSDMDHAEAALRALPGFNRYHPGDITEAMVALALDAR; this comes from the coding sequence ATGACGCAGTCGCTGCCCGACGTCGCCCTTCCGCCGCCCGCTCCCACTCCCACGCCCGCTCCGGCCCGCGAGCGCGGCGCCATCGCCCGGCTGTCGCGCTCGCTGCGCGGCCTGCCTCCCGCGGAGCGCTGGTGGGGGCTCGGCTGCGGAGGCCTGGCGGGCTGGCTGCAACGCTCCGCGCAGGGGCTCGCGGGCGAGGACCTCACCGCGCGCTTCATGGCGCTGCTCACGCGCGTGCGCGAGGGCGAGCCCGTGCTGCCGGACGCGGCGAAGCGGTACCAGTACGTGCTGGTGCGCGGAATGCTGGGGGACGAATTGCCCGGCTACCTGCTGGACAACGTGCAGCGGCTGGAGCGCCGGGGCCTGGACGTGCTCGAGGCGCCGGTGGACACGGAAGGGCTGCTCAGGGACAACGTGGCGGTGCTGCGCGAGGCGCTGCTGGACGCGGAGCACTTCGGCCGCACGGTGGTGCTGGTGGGCCACAGCAAGGGCGGCGTGGAGTGCACGGCCACCCTGGCCCTGTACCCGGAGTTGCGCCGGGTGGTGCGCGCGGTGGTGACGTTGCAGGCGCCGTACGGCGGGTCCTCGATTGCACACGACCTGGCCACCACGCCGGAGATGCGGCGGCTCATCGACTTCGCCTTCCCTCTGCTGTTCCATGGCGTGTCCCGGTCCGTGGAGGAGCTTTCCTATACAAGTCGGATGGAGTTCATCCGAAAGCACCCCTACCCGGCCGGCATCCCCACCGTGTCCCTGGCCACCTCACGCCTGTCGCGCCTGTCCAGCCTGTACCCGCTCCAGCGCTACCTGCATGACAGGTACGGCTACGCGTCCGACGGCATGGTGACGGCCGTGGACGCGGAGGTGCCCGGCGCGGGCGTGGTGCGCCTCTCCGACATGGACCATGCGGAGGCCGCGCTGCGAGCCCTGCCCGGCTTCAACCGCTACCACCCCGGCGACATCACCGAGGCCATGGTGGCCCTGGCCCTGGACGCGCGCTGA
- the speD gene encoding adenosylmethionine decarboxylase: MIESRHAGGVPTLTTGQEWLVDASGCAPERLKDAAALAALFEELIVLLSLKVVGQPQWHVFPEPGGITGLTLLAESHLTIHTFPEHGFAALNVYCCRTRARPDFESLLTRHLGAASCTVRELKRGGVA; this comes from the coding sequence ATGATAGAAAGCCGGCACGCAGGAGGGGTTCCGACGCTGACGACAGGACAGGAGTGGCTGGTGGACGCCAGCGGCTGCGCGCCCGAGCGCCTCAAGGACGCGGCCGCGCTCGCCGCGCTCTTCGAGGAGCTCATCGTCCTGTTGTCGCTGAAGGTGGTGGGCCAGCCGCAGTGGCACGTCTTCCCGGAGCCGGGCGGCATCACCGGCCTGACGCTCCTGGCGGAGAGCCACCTCACCATCCACACCTTCCCGGAGCACGGCTTCGCCGCGCTCAACGTCTATTGCTGCCGCACCCGCGCGCGCCCGGACTTCGAGTCCCTGCTCACGCGCCACCTGGGCGCGGCGTCCTGCACCGTGCGTGAGCTGAAGCGGGGAGGGGTGGCGTGA